A single genomic interval of Bos javanicus breed banteng chromosome 8, ARS-OSU_banteng_1.0, whole genome shotgun sequence harbors:
- the ALAD gene encoding delta-aminolevulinic acid dehydratase isoform X1, whose translation MHPQSVLHSGYFHPLLRNWQTAATSLSASNLIYPIFVTDVPDDKQPIASLPGVARYGVNRLEEMLKPLVEEGLCCVLIFGVPSRVPKDERGSAADSEDSPAIEAIRLLRKNFPSLLVACDVCLCPYTSHGHCGLLSENGSFQAEESRQRLAEVALAYAKAGCQVVAPSDMMDGRVEAIKEALMAHGFGNRVSVMSYSAKFASCFYGPFRDAAQSSPAFGDRRCYQLPPGARGLALRAVDRDVREGADLLMVKPGTPYLDIVREVKNKHPELPLAVYHVSGEFAMLWHGAQAGAFDLKAAVLEVMTAFRRAGADVIITYYTPQLLQWLKE comes from the exons ATGCATCCTCAGTCAGTTCTGCACAGCGGCTACTTCCACCCACTGCTCCGCAACTGGCAGACAGCCGCCACCAGCCTCAGCGCCTCCAACCTTATCTACCCCATCTTTGTCAC GGATGTTCCTGATGACAAACAGCCCATCGCCAGCCTCCCAGGAGTGGCCAG GTACGGTGTGAACCGGCTGGAAGAGATGCTGAAACCCCTGGTGGAAGAGGGCCTGTGCTGTGTCCTGATCTTTGGTGTCCCCAGCAGAGTTCCCAAG GATGAGCGGGGCTCCGCAGCCGACTCCGAGGACTCCCCAGCTATCGAGGCCATCCGTCTGTTGCGCAAGAATTTCCCCAGCCTCCTGGTGGCCTGTGACGTGTGCCTGTGTCCCTATACCTCCCACGGTCACTGCG GGCTTCTGAGTGAGAATGGGTCATTCCAAGCTGAGGAGAGCCGCCAGCGGCTGGCAGAGGTGGCTCTGGCCTATGCCAAGGCGG GATGTCAGGTGGTGGCCCCGTCGGACATGATGGACGGACGCGTGGAGGCCATCAAGGAAGCTCTGATGGCACATGGATTCGGCAACAGG GTATCAGTGATGAGCTATAGTGCCAAATTCGCTTCTTGTTTTTATGGACCTTTCCG GGACGCGGCTCAGTCGAGCCCGGCTTTTGGAGATCGCCGCTGCTACCAGCTGCCACCCGGAGCACGAGGTCTGGCCCTCCGCGCGGTG GACCGGGATGTTCGGGAGGGAGCAGACTTGCTCATGGTGAAGCCAGGAACGCCCTACCTGGACATCGTACGGGAGGTAAAGAACAAG CACCCTGAGCTCCCCCTGGCTGTGTACCACGTTTCTGGAGAGTTCGCCATGCTGTGGCACGGGGCCCAGGCCGGGGCATTTGATCTCAAGGCTGCTGTACTAGAGGTCATGACTGCCTTCCGCAGAGCAG GTGCCGATGTCATCATTACCTACTACACACCTCAGCTACTGCAGTGGCTGAAGGAGTGA
- the ALAD gene encoding delta-aminolevulinic acid dehydratase isoform X2, giving the protein MHPQSVLHSGYFHPLLRNWQTAATSLSASNLIYPIFVTDVPDDKQPIASLPGVARYGVNRLEEMLKPLVEEGLCCVLIFGVPSRVPKDERGSAADSEDSPAIEAIRLLRKNFPSLLVACDVCLCPYTSHGHCGLLSENGSFQAEESRQRLAEVALAYAKAGCQVVAPSDMMDGRVEAIKEALMAHGFGNRVSVMSYSAKFASCFYGPFRDAAQSSPAFGDRRCYQLPPGARGLALRAVDRDVREGADLLMVKPGTPYLDIVREVKNKVPMSSLPTTHLSYCSG; this is encoded by the exons ATGCATCCTCAGTCAGTTCTGCACAGCGGCTACTTCCACCCACTGCTCCGCAACTGGCAGACAGCCGCCACCAGCCTCAGCGCCTCCAACCTTATCTACCCCATCTTTGTCAC GGATGTTCCTGATGACAAACAGCCCATCGCCAGCCTCCCAGGAGTGGCCAG GTACGGTGTGAACCGGCTGGAAGAGATGCTGAAACCCCTGGTGGAAGAGGGCCTGTGCTGTGTCCTGATCTTTGGTGTCCCCAGCAGAGTTCCCAAG GATGAGCGGGGCTCCGCAGCCGACTCCGAGGACTCCCCAGCTATCGAGGCCATCCGTCTGTTGCGCAAGAATTTCCCCAGCCTCCTGGTGGCCTGTGACGTGTGCCTGTGTCCCTATACCTCCCACGGTCACTGCG GGCTTCTGAGTGAGAATGGGTCATTCCAAGCTGAGGAGAGCCGCCAGCGGCTGGCAGAGGTGGCTCTGGCCTATGCCAAGGCGG GATGTCAGGTGGTGGCCCCGTCGGACATGATGGACGGACGCGTGGAGGCCATCAAGGAAGCTCTGATGGCACATGGATTCGGCAACAGG GTATCAGTGATGAGCTATAGTGCCAAATTCGCTTCTTGTTTTTATGGACCTTTCCG GGACGCGGCTCAGTCGAGCCCGGCTTTTGGAGATCGCCGCTGCTACCAGCTGCCACCCGGAGCACGAGGTCTGGCCCTCCGCGCGGTG GACCGGGATGTTCGGGAGGGAGCAGACTTGCTCATGGTGAAGCCAGGAACGCCCTACCTGGACATCGTACGGGAGGTAAAGAACAAG GTGCCGATGTCATCATTACCTACTACACACCTCAGCTACTGCAGTGGCTGA